One Paenibacillus sp. FSL H7-0737 DNA segment encodes these proteins:
- a CDS encoding DUF4184 family protein has protein sequence MPFTFAHPIFALPFKYVNPKYFSATGLILGSMSPDFEYFIMLEPHQSIGHSITGLFLQAIPLCVIIALIFHFIVKEILILHLPSNYNIDQRAYNTLSKWRLTSKGWVVFIISVIIGFFTHVFIDGFTHFNGYFVEQFPPLRDIVIYNFTLYKILQHSFSIFGLLMVTWIIVRSLYRHRETVTMIPTVTTIQKNIFWTSVVVVAIAVTSMKLLFSSSRNIIGILVVSPITGGCLGILFVSIVIRGLQKTK, from the coding sequence ATGCCTTTCACTTTTGCTCATCCTATTTTTGCACTTCCTTTTAAATATGTGAACCCAAAATACTTTAGTGCTACCGGCTTGATTCTAGGAAGTATGTCACCTGATTTTGAATATTTTATTATGCTTGAGCCCCATCAAAGTATAGGGCATTCTATAACAGGATTATTTTTACAGGCAATTCCCCTATGTGTGATTATTGCACTAATTTTCCATTTTATAGTTAAGGAGATATTAATATTGCATCTTCCTTCGAACTATAATATAGATCAACGAGCGTACAATACCTTGAGCAAGTGGAGATTGACCTCTAAGGGCTGGGTAGTGTTCATCATATCTGTGATTATTGGTTTCTTTACTCACGTGTTCATCGATGGTTTTACACATTTCAATGGTTACTTTGTAGAACAATTTCCCCCATTAAGGGATATAGTGATTTATAATTTCACTCTTTATAAAATATTGCAGCATTCGTTTTCTATATTCGGATTACTCATGGTAACTTGGATCATAGTTAGGTCGTTGTATCGACATCGAGAAACGGTAACAATGATACCAACAGTTACAACAATACAAAAAAATATTTTCTGGACATCAGTAGTTGTTGTAGCGATAGCAGTAACTAGTATGAAGTTACTTTTTAGTTCGAGCAGGAATATAATTGGTATTCTTGTGGTTTCGCCTA
- a CDS encoding class I SAM-dependent methyltransferase, whose translation MDRVANIRTEEKRYHDLCYDSYNLFEPGSWLHRPVKTVIDLLEEYRDQEYLSVLDLGAGIGRNSIPIAESMKNRNGKVVCVDLLESAIEKLEGYSRKFGVEPFIVTRLSDIEYFIIDQEEYDIILAVSALEHISSEKALESKLNEMIIGTKRNGINCIIIGSNIQEVNLENGQELDPMFEVNIPTERMIDLLVQQYTGWEVKQRFVKQIEYEIDRKGHPVKLTTDCITFVAKKI comes from the coding sequence ATGGACAGAGTAGCGAATATAAGAACTGAAGAGAAGAGATATCATGACTTGTGTTACGATAGTTATAATTTGTTCGAGCCAGGTTCCTGGCTACATAGACCCGTAAAAACGGTAATCGATCTATTAGAAGAATACAGAGATCAAGAATACTTAAGTGTATTAGATTTAGGAGCTGGGATTGGTAGGAATAGTATCCCCATAGCGGAATCCATGAAAAATAGAAATGGGAAGGTAGTTTGTGTTGATTTATTGGAGTCGGCCATAGAAAAATTGGAAGGTTATAGTCGAAAATTTGGAGTCGAACCATTTATTGTAACAAGACTATCTGACATTGAATATTTCATTATCGATCAAGAGGAATATGACATTATCTTAGCTGTATCTGCCTTGGAACATATAAGTTCGGAAAAAGCTCTGGAAAGTAAACTTAACGAAATGATTATTGGAACTAAAAGAAATGGAATCAATTGCATTATTATCGGATCGAACATACAAGAGGTAAACCTTGAAAATGGACAAGAACTAGACCCGATGTTTGAAGTGAATATACCTACAGAAAGAATGATTGATTTATTAGTTCAGCAGTACACTGGATGGGAAGTTAAACAACGATTTGTAAAACAAATAGAATATGAAATTGATAGAAAAGGCCACCCCGTAAAACTGACAACAGATTGTATAACCTTTGTTGCTAAAAAAATATAA
- a CDS encoding AraC family transcriptional regulator — MKEMVNVEPTLLPHHSYIHATELAIQYMKEHLDEEVTSEQLAHLVGYSAYHFTRIFKKATGISPRQYLSALRIESGKQALLKQPSLLTKIMLSIGFRSAGSFHHRFKQFVGLSPKKFAATSSELFSHMNQYEHTPLTSDTLPSSPQMCIHCQLETPPDFRGLLFVGLFPRPIPDQKPIVGTALNMRNRECIFTDISPATYYILAAGIPWSRNPVDYFKLDTCLRGKFDEPVEVNITTKLHVNILLRDPLPHDPPIVVNLPLLLFEKFNRKRAN, encoded by the coding sequence ATGAAGGAGATGGTTAACGTAGAGCCTACTCTTCTACCACATCATAGCTATATCCACGCGACGGAGCTAGCTATTCAATACATGAAGGAGCATCTTGATGAAGAAGTAACTTCAGAGCAACTCGCTCATCTAGTCGGTTATAGCGCCTATCACTTCACTAGAATATTTAAGAAGGCAACAGGAATTTCACCACGCCAATACTTGTCCGCCTTGCGGATTGAATCTGGTAAACAAGCGCTGCTGAAACAACCTTCGTTGCTAACGAAGATTATGCTCTCGATAGGCTTCCGAAGTGCCGGCTCCTTCCATCATCGGTTCAAGCAATTCGTCGGCCTATCACCTAAGAAGTTTGCAGCCACTTCGTCTGAGTTATTCTCCCATATGAATCAATATGAACACACACCCTTAACATCTGATACATTGCCATCCTCACCACAAATGTGTATTCACTGTCAACTAGAGACACCACCGGATTTTCGCGGTCTATTATTTGTAGGTTTATTTCCACGCCCCATTCCCGATCAGAAACCCATCGTCGGTACTGCGCTCAATATGCGCAATCGCGAATGCATATTTACCGATATCTCACCTGCTACGTATTACATACTTGCAGCAGGTATTCCATGGAGTCGTAATCCTGTTGACTATTTTAAGTTAGATACATGTTTGCGAGGGAAATTTGATGAGCCTGTTGAAGTGAATATTACAACGAAGTTGCACGTAAACATCCTCTTAAGAGATCCTCTCCCGCATGATCCACCAATCGTCGTTAATTTGCCGCTGTTATTGTTTGAGAAATTTAACCGAAAGCGAGCAAACTAG
- a CDS encoding SRPBCC family protein: MSLVSQIVVNSNLELVWKAWTEADLLSEWFAPEVLVELKEGR, translated from the coding sequence ATGAGTCTAGTATCACAAATCGTCGTTAACAGTAATCTAGAATTGGTATGGAAGGCATGGACTGAAGCGGATCTTCTATCGGAATGGTTTGCCCCAGAAGTATTAGTCGAATTGAAGGAAGGGAGGTGA
- a CDS encoding SRPBCC family protein gives MKAFSDGTLVTICHSGWTESEPSQTARSWHEQAWAQMLSSLKSKLEAGQGILCCQ, from the coding sequence TTGAAAGCTTTTTCCGATGGTACACTTGTTACGATATGTCATTCGGGATGGACAGAATCTGAACCCTCACAAACCGCTAGAAGCTGGCATGAGCAGGCTTGGGCACAGATGCTTTCAAGTCTTAAGAGCAAGTTAGAGGCAGGTCAAGGAATATTGTGCTGTCAATAA
- a CDS encoding VOC family protein: MPNISVISINIADMTVAIDFYCNKLGFEISTQYDDCLISLKHEPIPIVLCQVELNTQVQYPRESQVVIGLQVEDLVASIQQYKLLGIKVLYDEPRECPPGIYSAIVDPFGNVIELLEYR, encoded by the coding sequence ATGCCTAATATCAGTGTTATTTCTATTAACATAGCAGATATGACTGTAGCCATTGATTTCTATTGTAATAAATTAGGATTCGAAATCTCCACCCAATATGATGATTGCCTTATTAGCTTGAAGCACGAACCTATCCCGATTGTACTCTGTCAAGTGGAGCTCAATACTCAAGTTCAGTATCCAAGAGAATCACAAGTTGTAATTGGACTCCAAGTCGAGGACCTAGTCGCTTCTATTCAGCAATATAAGCTGCTTGGTATCAAAGTGCTATACGATGAACCTCGCGAGTGTCCTCCAGGCATCTATAGCGCCATTGTAGATCCGTTTGGCAATGTAATTGAACTGTTGGAATATAGATAA
- a CDS encoding GNAT family N-acetyltransferase — protein MITLRKITLENRRAIFNLEVSDDQCRFVASNLSSMASCYVLVTNGGHPFPFAIYADEEPVGFVMMTYGITGYEVPSFVNDSYCILRLMIDKRYQNQGYGREAMTRILEFIRTLPAGPAQYCWISYKADNLPAKRLYESFGFRDSGEIIEEELTTVLRL, from the coding sequence ATGATTACTCTCAGAAAGATCACACTAGAAAACCGACGTGCTATTTTCAATTTGGAGGTTTCAGACGATCAATGTCGCTTCGTAGCGTCCAATTTATCAAGCATGGCTTCGTGTTATGTCCTTGTAACTAATGGTGGTCATCCATTTCCGTTTGCGATTTACGCGGATGAAGAGCCGGTTGGTTTTGTGATGATGACTTATGGTATTACTGGATATGAAGTGCCATCCTTTGTAAATGATAGCTATTGTATCTTGCGACTAATGATTGATAAACGATACCAGAATCAGGGCTACGGCCGAGAAGCCATGACAAGAATTTTAGAATTTATCCGCACTTTACCGGCTGGCCCCGCACAATATTGTTGGATTTCTTATAAGGCTGATAACTTGCCCGCTAAAAGGCTCTATGAAAGTTTCGGTTTCCGTGACAGCGGCGAAATTATTGAAGAAGAGCTAACAACCGTATTGCGACTTTGA